In the Schistocerca gregaria isolate iqSchGreg1 chromosome 6, iqSchGreg1.2, whole genome shotgun sequence genome, one interval contains:
- the LOC126278485 gene encoding ornithine decarboxylase-like has protein sequence MQLGKLDERIHVMDASSNVWSIIKDIAESGIQEEAFYVCDVGDIINKHKEWKIKLPRVQPYYAVKCNDSLTVIEVLAALGTCFDCASKAEIDRVLSVGVDPSHIIFANPAKPSSHIRHAAAVGVDLMTFDSDCELHKIKSLFPAAKLVLRIRYDAAVAQCQLGNKFGCDPESDAPRLMELAHSLGLDIVGISFHVGSGCDDPPVFYKAISAARRLFDLGSALGFSMSLLDLGGGYPGNKGAHLDKIAEVVNSALGDFFPEPDVHVIAEPGRYYVASAYTLATNVHSKRELINPNDGSITSVMYYVNDGLYGSFNCILYDHMKVTPVPLKAPGPKMRPCSVWGPTCDGLDQIVESTLLPELDVGDWLIFENMGAYTLPVASPFNGFPVPKVHTVIDAQGWLLLKDRLPMTEEHFVIGNIPANLHLGLSIDGKGNIDEWDEVHMPVSSSDDEVVDDHMSHSTVGSSIIYPLLQMGHVN, from the exons ATGCAGCTGGGTAAACTTGATGAACGTATTCATGTCATGGATGCCAGTTCAAACGTCTGGAGCATCATAAAGGACATCGCAGAGTCAGGA ATTCAAGAGGAAGCATTCTATGTCTGTGACGTTGGTGACATCATAAACAAACACAAGGAATGGAAAATTAAATTGCCGAGGGTACAGCCTTATTATG CGGTGAAATGCAACGATAGCCTCACTGTGATTGAGGTGCTGGCTGCACTTGGAACTTGCTTCGATTGTGCCTCAAAG GCTGAAATTGACAGAGTTCTTTCCGTTGGTGTCGACCCAAGCCACATCATTTTCGCAAACCCTGCAAAACCATCATCTCACATTCGCCATGCAGCAGCTGTAGGTGTTGATCTGATGACTTTCGACAGTGATTGTGAGCTCCACAAAATAAAGAGCCTATTTCCTGCTGCCAA GCTGGTGCTACGTATCCGGTATGACGCTGCTGTTGCTCAGTGCCAGCTTGGGAATAAGTTTGGCTGTGACCCAGAATCAGATGCACCACGCCTGATGGAATTGGCTCACTCGTTGGGTCTAGACATTGTGGGCATCAGTTTCCACGTCGGCTCTGGCTGTGACGATCCACCAGTATTCTACAAAGCTATTTCTGCTGCTCGAAGACTTTTTGATCTGGGGTCTGCTCTCGGGTTCTCCATGAGTTTGCTTGATCTTGGTGGTGGCTATCCTGGCAACAAAGGTGCCCATTTAGATAAG attgCAGAGGTGGTGAACAGTGCTCTCGGAGACTTCTTTCCTGAGCCAGATGTTCACGTAATTGCAGAACCAGGACGTTATTACGTTGCCTCAGCTTACACACTTGCTACAAATGTTCACTCCAAGAGAGAACTTATCAATCCAAATGATGGATCCATCACATCAGTCATGTACTATGTAAATGATGGGTTGTACGGAAGTTTTAATTGTATTCTTTATGACCATATGAAAGTGACTCCAGTTCCTCTCAAA GCACCTGGACCTAAAATGCGTCCCTGTTCTGTCTGGGGACCAACTTGTGATGGCCTGGATCAAATAGTTGAGTCTACTTTGCTGCCAGAGCTGGACGTAGGAGATTGGTTGATTTTTGAGAATATGGGTGCTTACACTTTGCCTGTGGCGTCTCCATTCAACGGCTTTCCTGTTCCCAAAGTGCATACTGTGATTGATGCCCAAGGCTG GCTGCTGCTCAAAGACCGACTGCCCATGACAGAAGAACATTTTGTTATTGGAAACATACCAGCAAATCTACACCTGGGGCTATCGATAGATGGTAAAGGCAACATTGACGAGTGGGATGAAGTCCATATGCCAGTTTCATCTTCTGATGATGAGGTTGTGGATGATCACATGTCACATTCAACTGTGGGCTCGAGTATCATTTATCCATTGCTTCAGATGGGACATGTTAATTAG